Proteins from one Mauremys mutica isolate MM-2020 ecotype Southern chromosome 14, ASM2049712v1, whole genome shotgun sequence genomic window:
- the DDX28 gene encoding probable ATP-dependent RNA helicase DDX28 codes for MALSGAGALMVAPGELGRSGARTSAVRLLVVRWVQGPAGGGGGQPPENVVRISRAMQLRLAREPPRRGREAPVVSTRAGKLLLRSRRPQLSQPRCLTAGRWERPLLVSAGWKHRRSCGDYFQLERSQEQAPALQPPRASGGDGSFQALGLGPALVSALQSLSITQPTAVQRRAIPALLRGANALCAAETGSGKTLAYLLPLFQKLLSRPSLGPAWPPSPRSLVLLPSRELAEQVRTVASSLGRSVGLRVREIGGGRGMASVKNQLRSDPDADLLVSTPGALCKALRKRMVKLERLCCLVLDEADTLLDPSFLDLVEEVLMQAPIAHSPKEVADQWDPKTQLVVVGATFPEGLGQLLSKVTNLGHFTTLTSQSLHHLLPHVQQKFIRIKGSDKASELLQLIKDQGPSNGALLIFCNNAGTVNWLGYILDDHKIKHLRLQGQMPAAMRAGIFNTFQKGQRDVLICTDLASRGLDTSRVELVVNYDFPSTLQDYLHRVGRVGRVGSKAPGTVVSFVTHRWDVDLVRKIETAARRRTSLPGMESAIKEPLPKTDLTQADNQ; via the coding sequence ATGGCgctgagcggggccggggcgCTGATGGTGGCTCCCGGGGAGCTGGGCCGGAGCGGGGCTAGGACTTCCGCGGTGCGACTCCTCGTGGTGCGCTGGGTGCAGGGCCcggcgggcggcggcggcgggcagCCCCCGGAGAACGTGGTGCGGATCTCCCGGGCCATGCAGCTGCGGCTGGCTCGGGAGCCGCCCAGGCGGGGCCGGGAGGCGCCGGTGGTTTCGACCCGGGCGGGGAAGCTGCTGTTGCGGAGCCGGCGGCCTCAGCTGAGCCAGCCTCGCTGCCTGACGGCTGGGCGCTGGGAGCGGCCGCTCCTGGTCTCGGCGGGCTGGAAGCACCGGCGCTCCTGCGGGGACTACTTCCAGCTGGAGCGCTCCCAGGAGCAGGCGCCGGCCCTGCAGCCTCCCCGAGCCTCTGGCGGGGACGGCTCCTTCCaggcgctggggctggggccggcgcTGGTGTCCGCTCTGCAGTCCCTCTCCATCACCCAGCCCACGGCCGTGCAGCGCCGCGCCATCCCAGCCCTGTTGCGCGGGGCTAACGCGCTCTGCGCCGCCGAGACGGGCAGCGGCAAGACCCTGGCCTATCTCCTCCCGCTGTTCCAGAAACTCCTGTCTCGGCCCTCGCTGGGCCCGGCCTGGCCGCCCTCCCCTCGCAGCCTGGTGCTGCTGCCCTCCCGGGAGCTGGCGGAGCAGGTGCGCACCGTGGCCTCCTCCCTGGGCCGTTCCGTGGGACTGCGCGTGCGGGAGATTGGCGGGGGCCGGGGCATGGCCAGCGTGAAAAACCAGCTCCGCTCGGATCCCGATGCCGACTTGCTGGTGTCCACGCCTGGGGCCCTGTGCAAGGCGCTGCGGAAGCGGATGGTGAAGCTGGAGCGGCTGTGCTGTCTGGTGCTGGATGAGGCTGACACCCTGCTGGACCCCTCTTTCCTGGATCTGGTGGAGGAGGTGCTCATGCAAGCCCCCATCGCCCACAGCCCCAAGGAGGTGGCTGACCAGTGGGACCCCAAAACCCAGCTCGTGGTCGTCGGTGCCACCTTCCCTGAAGGGCTAGGCCAGTTGCTGAGCAAGGTGACCAACCTGGGCCACTTCACCACCCTCACCAGCCAGAGCTTGCACCACCTCCTGCCCCATGTCCAGCAGAAATTCATCCGCATCAAAGGCAGCGACAAGGCGTCCGAGCTACTGCAGCTCATCAAAGACCAGGGTCCCTCTAACGGAGCCCTTCTCATCTTCTGCAACAATGCCGGCACCGTCAACTGGCTAGGCTACATCCTAGATGATCACAAAATCAAGCACCTGAGGCTACAGGGACAGATGCCTGCAGCTATGAGAGCAGGCATTTTCAACACCTTCCAGAAGGGACAAAGGGATGTCCTCATCTGCACTGACTTAGCATCCCGTGGACTGGATACCAGCCGTGTGGAGCTAGTAGTCAACTATGACTTCCCATCCACGTTGCAAGACTATCTCCATCGGGTAGGGCGGGTTGGGCGTGTAGGCAGCAAGGCACCTGGGACTGTGGTTAGTTTTGTAACCCATCGTTGGGATGTTGATCTGGTGCGGAAGATAGAGACTGCAGCCCGGAGAAGGACCAGTCTCCCTGGGATGGAGTCTGCCATTAAGGAGCCTTTGCCTAAAACAGACCTGACTCAGGCTGACAACCAATGA